Within Nocardioides rotundus, the genomic segment TCCGGGCAGGCTCCGGTGGCCGTGGCCGTCGACGCCACCGACGAGTCGGAGGTACGGCGAGCGGTCGACATCGTCGCCGGCGAGCTGGGCGGGCTCGACGTCCTGGTCAACAACATCGGCGGCCTGGTCCAGCGCGCCCGGCTGGAGGAGCTCGACCTGGCGCTGTGGCGGCGGATCATGACGGTGAACCTGGACAGCACCTTCCTGTTCACCCACCACGTGCTGCCGCACCTGCGCGAGCAGAGCGGCCGGGTCATCAACCTCGCCTCGCTCGCCGGGCACACCGGCGGCCACCCGGGCGCGCTCGCCTACGCGACCTCGAAGGCCGCCATCGTCGGCTTCACCCGTGCCCTGGCCAAGGAGCTGGCGCCGCGCGGCATCACGGTGAACGCGCTGGCACCCGGCTTCATCGAGGCGACGCCCTTCCACGACACGTTCACCACCGACGACTCCAAGGCAGAGACCATCACCACCATCCCGGCCGGGCGGGCCGGCGTACCCGAGGACGTCGCCGGCGCCGCCCTGTGGCTGGCCTCGGACCTCGCGTCCTACGTGACCGGCACGGTGGTCGACATCAACGGCGGGCAGTACTTCCGCTGAGCGCCCGGCAAGGTTCGCCCAACCGCCTCCGATCGTTCACCCGCCACGCCATGGAACAGGCGTTGCATGAGAGGGCTGACAGTCCCCGTCCTCTCAGGAGCCCTCAACCATGGCCCACAGTCACGACCACGAGCACCCGCACGACAGCTGGGAGGCGATGGACGCCGCCGACCCGCAGGCCGGGTCCGCGTCCCGCCGCCAGCTGCTGAAGTACGCCGGCGTGGGCGCCACCCTGGCCGCCGCCCCGGCCGTCATGCCCGCGCCCGCCTCCGCCGCGGGCAACAGCGCCCGGCGCCGCGGTGGACGCCGCTGGCGCGCCGGCGACCACCACATCCACTCCGAGTACTCCGGCCGGTTCGACACCTCCACCAACCCGCCCACGTTCCAGAAGGGCGCCGACGCCGTCTACCCGATCGTCACCAACGCGATCATGGCCAAGAGCTTCGGCCTCTCCTGGGTGATGTGCACCGACCACGGCGGCCCGACCCACTCCAAGGTCAACCTCGAGCTCGCCTACCCCGACCTGCTGAAGTCGCGCGACCTGGTGCCCGAGGTGCTGCAGTTCTGGGGGATGGAGTTCGACGCCCCGCAGATGGACCACCACACGCTGATGATCCCGAAGCGCAACGACGAGGCCCAGCTCCTCTACGAGCTGGAGTCGCGCTACGCGAAGTACGACGCCTTCCCGACCGACCCGTCGCGAGACACGGAGGCGAAGATGGTCGAGTTCCTCCGCTACGCGCAGCGGATGCCGAACAAGCCCCTGGTGATCGCGCACCACCCGTCGCGCTCGGCGACCGGTCTGGGCGTCTGGGGGCAGGACACCCCCGGCGAGTTCCGCAACAACCAGGACGCGGCGCCCGACGTCTACATCGGCTTCGAGGGCGCTCCGGGCCACCAGGCCGGCACCCTGGTCGACGGGAACCGCGGCGCCTACGGCAACTACCCGACCCACGGTGGCTTCGACCAGATGACCGCCATCGTCGGCGGCCTGTGGGACTCGCTGCTCGGCGAGGGTCGCAAGTGGTGGATCACCGCCACCTCCGACTCGCACGTGCACTGGACCCGCGGCGGCGCCGACTTCTGGCCGGGTGAGTACTCCAAGACCTACGTCAGCGCCCGGCAGGACTACGCCGACATCATGGACGGCCTGCGCCGCGGCCGGATCTTCGTCACCACCGGCGACCTCATCACCGGGCTGGACGTGACCGCCTCGCACGCGGGCCGGGCCGCCGGCGTCGGCGAGACGGTCCGGGTCAAGCGGGGTCGCAACAACGACGTCGAGATCGAGATCCGGTTCACCCCGAACACCCGTACGAACGCCAACGGCGACCGGCCCGTCGTACGTCGCGTCGACATCATCACCGGCGAGGTCACCGGTCCGGTGCGCGACCGGGAGGCGGCGGAGAACCCGACCACGAAGGTCGTCGCCCGCTACGGCCGCAGCGACTTCCGCCGTCGCGGCGGGGAGTACGTCATCCGGCACACGCTGCGCGACGTCAACCAGCAGAGCTACCTGCGGATCCGCGGCACCAACACCGACGAGATGGAGCCGGCGGCCGACGGCCAGGAGTCGCCCTGGGACGACCTGTGGTTCTACTCCAACCCGGTCTTCATCGACGTGGGCTGACAACGGGGCGGGGGCGCCATACTGGCTGCCATGAGCGACGAGCCGACCGATCCGCGCCTGCGCTACCTGACCAGGTACGGCGGCCCCTGGGCCCCCTTCGTCGCGACTCGGGCCCAGGGGTCGTTCATCGAGGACGCGAGCGGCCGCCGGGTGCTGGACTTCACCAGCGGCCAGATGAGCGCGATCCTCGGGCACGGCCACCCGGAGATCGTCGAGACCGTCTCGACCGCGGTCGCGGAGCTGGACCACCTCTTCTCCGGGATGGTCTCCGAGCCGCTGCTCGCGGCGGGGGAGGCACTGGGCACGCTGGTCCCCGGCCTGGACCGGGTGCTGCTGCTGACCACCGGGGCCGAGTCCAACGAGGCGGCGCTGCGGATGGCCAAGCTGGTCACCGGCGGCTGGGAGGTCGCCGGGTTCGCGCAGAGCTGGCACGGCATGACCGGCGCGGCCGCGGGGGCGACGTACGCCGCCGGCCGACGCGGCTATGGCCCGGCGCCCGCCGGGTCGGCCGCGATCTTCGCGCCCAACGCCTACCGCCCCCGTTTCGTCGACGACGCCGGCGAGCAGGACTGGCGGGCCGAGCTCGCCGACGGATTCGACCTGCTCGACCGGCAGACCTCCGGCGGCCGGGCGGCCTTCATCGCCGAGCCGATCCTCTCCTCGGGCGGGGTGCTGGAGCTGCCGGAGGGATACCTCGAGGCGTTGCAGGCCGCCTGTCGCGAGCGGGACATGCTGCTGGTGATCGACGAGGCGCAGACCGGGGTCGGGCGGACCGGCTCGATGTTCGCCTTCGAGCGCGACGGGATCGTCCCGGACATCGCCACGCTGTCCAAGACGCTCGGCGCCGGGCTGCCGGTGGCTGCGGTGCTCACGACCGAGGAGATCGCCGCCGAGGCGGCCGACCGGGGCTTCCTCTTCTACACCACCCACGTCTCCGACCCGCTGGCCGCGAGCGTGGCGAGCAAGGTGCTGGAGATCGTGGTGCGCGACCGGCTGGCCGAGCGGGCGGCGCAGGCGGGCGCCCGGCTGCGCGCCGCCCTGGACCAGCTGCACGCCGACCACGAGTGCGTGGGCGACGTCCGGGGTCGGGGGCTGCTGCAGGGGCTGGAGATCGTCGCGGACCGGGAGTCCAAGAAGCCGGCCCCCGAGCTCGGCGCAGCGATCACCCGCCGCTGCCTGGAGCTGGGGCTGTCGATGAACGTGGTCACCCTGCCCGGCATGGGCGGGGTCTTCCGGATCGCGCCGCCGCTGACCGTCACCGACGACGAGATCGACCTGGGCGCGGAGATGCTCGGGCGGGCGATCGCCGACGCGACCCGCTGATCAGCCCCCGGTGTCGACCCGCTTGCCGTATCCGGTCGCGACCAGGTTGCCCGGCGCGAGACGGGAGTGCCGCCGGCCATAGCCGACGTACACCGCCAGGCCCAGCGCCAGCCACACCAGGAAGCGCAGCCAGGTCTCCACGGCCAGGCTGGACATCAGCGCGATGCAGGTCAGCGCGGACACGATCGGCAGCAGCGGCACCCAGGGCGTGCGGAACGGCCGCTTCATGGCGGGCTTGGTCCGCCGCAGCACCGCGACCGCGATCGACACCACGAGGAACGCGAACAGGGTCCCGATGCTGACCATCTCCGCCAGCGTGGTCAGCGGGACGAACGCCCCGAGCAGGCAGACCGCGGCCGTGGTCGCCAAGGTGATCCGCATCGGGGTACGGAAGCGCGGAGAGACCCGGCCGACCCACGCGGGCAGGAGCCCGTCCCGGGTGAGGGCGAACCCGATCCGGCCCATCGCGATGATGTCGACCAGGATGACCGAGGAGAGCCCGGCCACCGCGGCGACCCCGATCAGGATGCCCGCCCACCCGAGCCCGACCTGGCTGAAGGCGTCGGAGAGCGGCGCACCCTCCGAGAGCCGGGAGAAGTGCACCATCCCGGTCAGCACCAGGCAGACCCCGACATAGAGCGCCGTGCAGAGCGCGAGCG encodes:
- a CDS encoding SDR family NAD(P)-dependent oxidoreductase → MPQMLTDRTALVTGGGVGIGASIALALATAGARVAVTYRTHAPDDEVLAALEAASGQAPVAVAVDATDESEVRRAVDIVAGELGGLDVLVNNIGGLVQRARLEELDLALWRRIMTVNLDSTFLFTHHVLPHLREQSGRVINLASLAGHTGGHPGALAYATSKAAIVGFTRALAKELAPRGITVNALAPGFIEATPFHDTFTTDDSKAETITTIPAGRAGVPEDVAGAALWLASDLASYVTGTVVDINGGQYFR
- a CDS encoding CehA/McbA family metallohydrolase domain-containing protein encodes the protein MAHSHDHEHPHDSWEAMDAADPQAGSASRRQLLKYAGVGATLAAAPAVMPAPASAAGNSARRRGGRRWRAGDHHIHSEYSGRFDTSTNPPTFQKGADAVYPIVTNAIMAKSFGLSWVMCTDHGGPTHSKVNLELAYPDLLKSRDLVPEVLQFWGMEFDAPQMDHHTLMIPKRNDEAQLLYELESRYAKYDAFPTDPSRDTEAKMVEFLRYAQRMPNKPLVIAHHPSRSATGLGVWGQDTPGEFRNNQDAAPDVYIGFEGAPGHQAGTLVDGNRGAYGNYPTHGGFDQMTAIVGGLWDSLLGEGRKWWITATSDSHVHWTRGGADFWPGEYSKTYVSARQDYADIMDGLRRGRIFVTTGDLITGLDVTASHAGRAAGVGETVRVKRGRNNDVEIEIRFTPNTRTNANGDRPVVRRVDIITGEVTGPVRDREAAENPTTKVVARYGRSDFRRRGGEYVIRHTLRDVNQQSYLRIRGTNTDEMEPAADGQESPWDDLWFYSNPVFIDVG
- a CDS encoding aspartate aminotransferase family protein, which gives rise to MSDEPTDPRLRYLTRYGGPWAPFVATRAQGSFIEDASGRRVLDFTSGQMSAILGHGHPEIVETVSTAVAELDHLFSGMVSEPLLAAGEALGTLVPGLDRVLLLTTGAESNEAALRMAKLVTGGWEVAGFAQSWHGMTGAAAGATYAAGRRGYGPAPAGSAAIFAPNAYRPRFVDDAGEQDWRAELADGFDLLDRQTSGGRAAFIAEPILSSGGVLELPEGYLEALQAACRERDMLLVIDEAQTGVGRTGSMFAFERDGIVPDIATLSKTLGAGLPVAAVLTTEEIAAEAADRGFLFYTTHVSDPLAASVASKVLEIVVRDRLAERAAQAGARLRAALDQLHADHECVGDVRGRGLLQGLEIVADRESKKPAPELGAAITRRCLELGLSMNVVTLPGMGGVFRIAPPLTVTDDEIDLGAEMLGRAIADATR